One stretch of bacterium DNA includes these proteins:
- a CDS encoding cysteine desulfurase produces the protein MAVLTASRRSLDVERVRADFPALAQSVHGRPLVYLDSAATAQRPRAVLDALTEFYVRDNANVHRGLHELSRRATERYEAARARVARFLGASDPAEVVFVRGTTEAVNLVAWSWGAAELRPGDEVVLTVAEHHSNIVPWQLVAQRTGARLRYIDIDDAGRLRLDELDALLAGGRVKLVSLAHVSNLLGTIHPVAEVCERAHRAGARVFVDGAQGAAHLAVDVAALGCDFYAFSGHKLGGPMGIGALWARRELLEAMQPWQGGGEMIDEVLPERSTYAAVPHRFEAGTPNVAGAVGLAAALDYLESLGQEAREAHEDMLVRYGLERLGAVPGLTLYGPREPEGRIAVFAFTLDGIHPHDIATILDAEGIAIRAGHHCAQLLTRRLGVGSTARASCFVYTAPEELDRLVEGLETARRIFGG, from the coding sequence ATGGCGGTGCTGACCGCGTCGCGCCGATCGCTGGACGTGGAGCGGGTCAGGGCGGATTTCCCCGCGCTCGCGCAGTCGGTGCACGGCCGTCCGCTCGTGTATCTGGACAGCGCGGCGACCGCGCAGCGTCCGCGGGCGGTGCTGGATGCGCTGACGGAGTTCTACGTCCGGGACAACGCCAACGTGCACCGTGGGCTCCACGAGCTCTCGCGCCGGGCGACGGAGCGCTACGAGGCGGCGCGGGCGCGTGTGGCCCGGTTCCTGGGCGCCTCGGACCCGGCCGAGGTGGTGTTCGTGCGGGGCACGACGGAGGCGGTGAACCTCGTCGCGTGGAGCTGGGGCGCGGCGGAGCTGCGGCCGGGCGACGAGGTCGTGCTCACCGTCGCCGAGCATCATTCGAACATCGTGCCGTGGCAGTTGGTGGCGCAGCGGACGGGGGCGCGGCTGCGCTACATCGACATCGATGACGCGGGCCGGCTGCGGCTGGACGAGCTGGACGCGCTGCTCGCGGGCGGCCGCGTGAAGCTGGTGTCGCTGGCGCACGTCTCCAACCTCCTGGGCACGATCCATCCGGTCGCGGAGGTCTGCGAGCGGGCGCATCGCGCCGGCGCGCGCGTGTTCGTGGACGGCGCGCAGGGCGCGGCGCATCTGGCGGTGGACGTGGCGGCCCTGGGTTGCGATTTCTACGCCTTCTCCGGCCACAAGCTGGGCGGCCCGATGGGCATCGGCGCGCTGTGGGCGCGCCGCGAGCTGCTCGAGGCGATGCAGCCGTGGCAGGGTGGCGGCGAAATGATCGACGAAGTGCTGCCCGAGCGCTCGACGTACGCGGCGGTGCCGCACCGGTTCGAGGCCGGCACGCCGAACGTGGCGGGCGCGGTGGGGCTGGCTGCGGCGCTGGACTATCTCGAGTCGCTGGGCCAGGAGGCGCGGGAGGCGCACGAGGACATGCTGGTGCGCTACGGCCTCGAGCGGCTCGGCGCGGTGCCCGGGCTCACGCTGTACGGCCCACGGGAGCCGGAAGGCCGGATCGCCGTGTTCGCGTTCACGCTGGACGGCATCCACCCGCACGACATCGCGACGATCCTCGACGCCGAGGGCATCGCGATCCGGGCGGGGCACCACTGCGCGCAGCTCCTGACGCGGCGATTGGGCGTGGGTTCGACCGCGCGCGCGTCGTGCTTCGTCTACACCGCTCCCGAGGAGCTCGACCGCCTGGTCGAGGGCCTCGAAACCGCGCGTAGGATCTTCGGCGGATGA
- a CDS encoding amino acid decarboxylase yields the protein MERETEPSDAASGAVPPDRPQDGFRRHAAAAIERIAAYFENIEAWPVFPPTRPGQVRAALPPAPPEEPEPMDRILADFDRLILPNTTHWNHPGFFAYFPASSTEPGIIGELLAAALNANAMVWRTGPAATELEQHVLGWLRQLLGLPEGWFGVINDTASSSTLYALAAAREAHPELRVREDGLAGRPDLPRLRVYCSEEAHSSVDKAAITLGLGLSGVRRIPTDERLRLDPAALEAAIAEDRAAGIRPLAVVATVGTTSTTAVDPVPAIADICEREGLWLHIDAAYGGAAAILPEMRWIFDGCDRADSLVTNPHKWLFTPLDCSVLFTRRPDVLRRAFSLTPFYLTTAEGEEAVNLMDYGLALGRRFRALKLWFILRYYGREGIRAILREHLRLARLFASWVDAAPDFERLAPTDFSVVVFRHHPVGHPGGEALDALNERLLHRVNASGEVFLSQTRVNGRYALRLAIGNPRTTEAHVRRAWDLLREQ from the coding sequence ATGGAAAGAGAAACCGAGCCCAGCGACGCCGCGTCTGGTGCCGTCCCCCCGGACCGGCCCCAGGACGGGTTCCGTCGCCACGCAGCAGCCGCGATCGAACGCATCGCCGCCTACTTCGAGAACATTGAGGCGTGGCCCGTCTTCCCCCCGACCCGGCCGGGTCAGGTCCGCGCCGCGCTCCCTCCAGCGCCCCCCGAAGAGCCGGAGCCGATGGACCGGATCCTGGCGGACTTCGACCGCCTGATCCTGCCCAACACCACGCACTGGAATCACCCAGGCTTCTTCGCCTACTTCCCGGCCAGCAGCACGGAGCCCGGCATCATCGGCGAGTTGCTCGCCGCCGCGCTGAACGCGAACGCGATGGTCTGGCGCACCGGGCCGGCCGCGACCGAGCTCGAGCAACACGTGCTCGGCTGGCTACGCCAGCTCCTCGGCCTGCCCGAGGGCTGGTTCGGCGTGATCAACGACACCGCCTCCAGCAGCACGCTCTACGCCCTCGCCGCTGCACGGGAAGCGCATCCCGAGCTCCGCGTCCGCGAGGACGGGCTCGCCGGACGCCCAGACCTGCCGCGGCTCCGGGTCTACTGCTCCGAGGAGGCCCACTCCAGCGTGGACAAGGCCGCGATCACGCTCGGCCTCGGCCTCTCCGGCGTACGCCGCATCCCCACGGACGAACGGCTCCGGCTCGACCCCGCTGCGCTCGAGGCCGCCATTGCCGAGGACCGCGCCGCAGGCATCCGGCCGCTCGCCGTCGTCGCCACCGTCGGCACCACGTCCACCACGGCAGTGGACCCCGTGCCCGCCATCGCCGACATCTGCGAGCGCGAGGGCCTGTGGCTCCACATCGACGCGGCGTACGGCGGCGCAGCGGCGATCCTGCCCGAAATGCGCTGGATCTTCGATGGCTGCGACCGCGCGGACTCGCTGGTCACGAACCCGCACAAGTGGCTGTTCACGCCCCTCGACTGCTCGGTCCTGTTCACGCGTCGTCCCGACGTGCTGCGCCGTGCCTTCTCCCTCACACCCTTCTACCTCACCACGGCCGAAGGCGAGGAGGCGGTCAACCTGATGGACTACGGACTGGCGCTCGGCCGTCGGTTCCGCGCGCTCAAGCTGTGGTTCATCCTCCGGTACTACGGCCGTGAGGGCATCCGGGCGATCCTGCGCGAGCACCTCCGGCTCGCCCGGCTCTTCGCCTCGTGGGTGGACGCGGCGCCGGACTTCGAGCGCCTCGCGCCGACGGACTTCTCCGTCGTCGTCTTCCGACACCATCCCGTGGGACATCCGGGCGGCGAGGCGCTGGACGCGTTGAACGAACGGCTGCTCCACCGGGTCAACGCATCGGGCGAAGTGTTCCTCTCGCAAACGCGGGTGAACGGCCGGTACGCGCTCCGCCTCGCGATCGGCAACCCGCGCACCACCGAGGCGCACGTCCGCCGCGCCTGGGATCTGCTGCGCGAGCAGTGA
- a CDS encoding SUF system NifU family Fe-S cluster assembly protein yields MDRHPDPDRAGGVPGAASPETPPLSSLFQQLVLEHYKKPRNRGELPGADVDVRMNNPSCGDTVRLQLRFDSDRIAEARFLGDGCSISQASVSMMTQVLEGKTVAEARGLIERMKAMMRGDADAARDKALGDLRALAGVHRFPVRVRCALLGWNALEEALRQAFG; encoded by the coding sequence ATGGACCGGCACCCGGATCCCGATCGCGCCGGCGGCGTGCCGGGCGCGGCGTCGCCCGAGACCCCGCCCCTCAGCTCGCTGTTCCAGCAGCTCGTGCTGGAGCACTACAAGAAGCCGCGCAACCGCGGCGAGCTGCCGGGCGCCGACGTGGACGTGCGCATGAACAACCCGTCGTGCGGCGACACGGTGCGCCTCCAGCTCCGGTTCGACAGCGACCGCATCGCCGAGGCGCGCTTCCTCGGCGACGGCTGCTCGATCTCCCAGGCGTCCGTCTCGATGATGACGCAGGTGCTGGAGGGGAAGACCGTGGCGGAGGCCCGGGGGCTGATCGAACGCATGAAGGCGATGATGCGGGGCGACGCCGACGCGGCCCGGGACAAGGCGCTCGGCGACCTGCGCGCGTTGGCCGGCGTGCACCGGTTTCCCGTCCGGGTGCGCTGCGCGCTCCTTGGTTGGAACGCGCTGGAAGAAGCGCTGCGGCAGGCGTTCGGCTGA
- a CDS encoding acetyl-CoA C-acyltransferase FadI has protein sequence MTDSNTATGGTVAGRPSRKPARGTPGWLGRRVAIVAGCRTPFAKAGTVFRDMTAVQLGALAVRELLYRAELDPLEVDEVVFGTVVHSVTAPNIAREVGLGAGLPPSVPAFTVSRACASANQAITTAADSIARGYADVVIAGGAESLTDIPILFSKKLRDRLVAASRAKTPMQRVRAFAGLRPSELAPVTPAIAEPSTGETMGQSAERMAKENGISREEQDRWALRSHRLAWQGTEDGRLTEEIVPVLVPPDYSEMVTRDNGIRPDTSMEKLAALPPVFDRKYGTVTAGNSSPLTDGASAVLLMSEEKAKALGYEPLGYIRSWAYAALSPSAQLLQGPAYATPIALDRAGVSMRDIELWEIHEAFAAQVLSNLQALDSDEFARKELGRSERVGIIDEDRINVMGGSIALGHPFGATGGRLTITLLNEMKRRGLGLGLITVCAAGAMGFAMVVER, from the coding sequence ATGACGGACTCGAACACGGCAACCGGGGGAACGGTGGCGGGCCGGCCGTCCCGCAAGCCGGCGCGGGGCACGCCCGGCTGGCTCGGCCGCCGCGTGGCGATCGTGGCCGGCTGCCGCACGCCGTTCGCGAAGGCGGGCACCGTCTTCCGCGACATGACGGCCGTGCAGCTCGGCGCCCTGGCCGTGCGGGAGCTGCTGTACCGCGCGGAGCTGGATCCGCTGGAGGTGGACGAGGTGGTGTTCGGCACGGTGGTGCATTCGGTGACGGCGCCGAACATCGCGCGCGAGGTCGGGCTGGGTGCGGGGCTTCCGCCGAGCGTGCCGGCGTTCACGGTGTCCCGCGCGTGCGCGTCCGCGAACCAGGCGATCACGACGGCGGCGGACAGCATCGCGCGGGGCTACGCGGACGTGGTGATCGCGGGTGGCGCGGAGTCGCTGACGGACATCCCGATCCTCTTCTCGAAGAAGCTCCGGGACCGGCTGGTCGCGGCATCGCGGGCGAAGACGCCGATGCAGCGCGTGCGTGCGTTCGCGGGGCTGCGGCCGAGCGAGCTCGCGCCGGTCACGCCCGCGATCGCGGAGCCCAGCACGGGCGAGACGATGGGGCAGAGCGCGGAGCGGATGGCGAAGGAGAACGGGATCAGCCGAGAGGAGCAGGACCGCTGGGCGCTCCGCTCGCACCGGCTCGCGTGGCAGGGCACCGAGGATGGGCGGCTGACGGAGGAGATCGTGCCGGTGCTCGTGCCGCCGGACTACAGCGAGATGGTGACGCGGGACAACGGGATCCGGCCGGACACGAGCATGGAGAAGCTGGCGGCGCTGCCGCCGGTCTTCGATCGCAAGTACGGCACGGTGACGGCGGGCAACTCCTCGCCGCTGACGGACGGCGCCTCCGCGGTGTTGCTGATGAGCGAGGAGAAGGCGAAGGCGCTGGGCTACGAGCCGCTGGGCTACATCCGGAGCTGGGCGTACGCGGCGCTCTCGCCCTCCGCGCAGCTCCTCCAGGGCCCGGCGTACGCGACGCCGATCGCGCTGGACCGCGCGGGCGTGAGCATGCGCGACATCGAGCTGTGGGAGATCCACGAGGCGTTCGCGGCGCAGGTACTTTCGAACCTCCAGGCGCTGGACTCGGACGAGTTCGCGCGGAAGGAGCTGGGGAGGAGCGAGAGGGTGGGGATCATTGACGAGGACCGGATCAACGTGATGGGCGGCAGCATCGCGTTGGGCCATCCGTTCGGCGCAACGGGGGGGCGGCTGACGATCACGCTGCTGAACGAGATGAAGCGGCGCGGTCTGGGCCTGGGGCTGATCACCGTGTGCGCGGCGGGGGCGATGGGGTTCGCGATGGTGGTGGAGCGGTGA
- the sufC gene encoding Fe-S cluster assembly ATPase SufC: MSEPILKIVNLHAVVAEDQTEILKGVDLELPQGQVHAIMGPNGSGKSTLAKVLSGHPAYEVTDGEVWFKGENLLELEADERARLGLFMAFQYPVEIPGVSIANFLRTAMQARKGGEVDIFEFQEKLLERMRLLEVDPSFAERSVNDGFSGGEKKRNEILQMAMLEPDLAVMDETDSGLDIDALKIVANGVNRLREERPEMTVLLITHYQRLLNYIKPDRVHVMAAGRIVQSGGPELALELEARGYEAFKEIAGAA; encoded by the coding sequence ATGAGCGAGCCGATTCTGAAGATCGTGAATCTGCACGCGGTAGTGGCGGAGGATCAGACGGAGATCCTGAAGGGAGTGGATCTGGAGCTACCGCAGGGGCAGGTCCATGCGATCATGGGGCCGAACGGGTCCGGCAAGAGCACGCTGGCGAAGGTGCTGTCGGGCCACCCCGCGTACGAGGTGACGGACGGGGAGGTCTGGTTCAAGGGGGAGAACCTGCTGGAGCTGGAGGCGGATGAGCGTGCCCGCCTGGGGTTGTTCATGGCGTTCCAGTACCCCGTGGAGATCCCGGGCGTCTCGATCGCGAACTTCCTGCGGACGGCGATGCAGGCGCGGAAGGGTGGGGAGGTGGACATCTTCGAGTTCCAGGAGAAGCTCCTGGAGCGGATGCGGCTGCTGGAGGTGGATCCCTCGTTCGCGGAGCGCAGTGTGAACGACGGCTTCAGCGGTGGTGAGAAGAAGCGGAACGAGATCCTCCAGATGGCGATGCTGGAGCCGGATCTGGCGGTGATGGACGAGACGGACTCCGGCCTCGACATCGACGCGCTGAAGATCGTCGCGAACGGGGTGAACCGGCTGCGGGAGGAGCGGCCGGAGATGACGGTCCTGCTGATCACCCACTACCAGCGGCTGTTGAACTACATCAAGCCGGACCGGGTGCACGTGATGGCGGCGGGCCGGATCGTGCAGTCCGGCGGGCCGGAGCTGGCGCTGGAGCTGGAGGCGCGGGGTTACGAGGCGTTCAAGGAGATCGCGGGGGCGGCCTGA
- the sufD gene encoding Fe-S cluster assembly protein SufD — MVGEGVNAAFNRDAVERRSAGLPEWLRQRRLAAWEVYERTPLPTTQVEEWRYTDVSLLKLDEVELEEAGGEAGGADAERLGLTGAAAGRALQVGARLVQVEVAEELRARGVIVMDLAEAAATHPELVEPYLGTRAVPPELGKFAALNGALWSGGVFVYVPRGVRIEEPIRVGRWMERPGVAVLPRTLLVADEGSQVAVVETFASPDFDAPALSCGVVEVYARTGSSVQYVAFQRWGHGVRHVSTQRTIAERDANLDTLVVNLGASVARVDLAARLEGPGARSDMLGLYFASGDQHFDHNTRQDHVVPHAHSDLLYKGALYDRAHTVFRGLIKVHPKAQRTDAYQTNRNLLLSPEARAESLPNLEIEADDVRCSHGATVGHLDEEELFYLMSRGMPRRIAERLVIFGFFGEVLERLPLPGLVEELRAAIEEQLH, encoded by the coding sequence GTGGTGGGCGAGGGTGTGAACGCCGCGTTCAACCGGGACGCGGTGGAGCGGCGGAGCGCCGGCCTCCCCGAGTGGCTGCGGCAGCGGCGTCTGGCGGCGTGGGAGGTCTACGAGCGGACGCCGCTGCCCACGACCCAGGTCGAGGAGTGGCGCTACACGGATGTGTCGTTGTTGAAGCTCGACGAGGTCGAGCTGGAGGAGGCCGGCGGTGAGGCGGGCGGCGCGGATGCGGAGCGGCTGGGCCTGACGGGTGCTGCAGCGGGCCGGGCGCTCCAGGTCGGCGCGCGTCTGGTGCAGGTCGAGGTGGCCGAGGAGCTGCGGGCGCGCGGGGTCATCGTCATGGACCTGGCCGAGGCGGCCGCGACTCACCCGGAGCTGGTGGAGCCGTACCTGGGCACGCGCGCGGTGCCGCCGGAGCTGGGCAAGTTCGCGGCGCTGAACGGCGCGCTGTGGTCGGGCGGCGTGTTCGTGTACGTCCCTCGCGGCGTGCGGATCGAGGAGCCGATCCGTGTCGGGCGGTGGATGGAGCGTCCGGGCGTCGCGGTGCTCCCGCGCACGCTGCTGGTCGCGGACGAAGGCAGCCAGGTGGCGGTGGTGGAGACGTTCGCGTCGCCGGACTTCGATGCGCCCGCGCTCTCGTGCGGGGTGGTGGAGGTCTACGCGCGCACGGGGTCGAGCGTGCAGTACGTCGCCTTCCAGCGCTGGGGCCACGGCGTGCGGCATGTCTCGACGCAGCGGACGATCGCAGAGCGGGACGCGAACCTCGACACGCTGGTGGTGAACCTGGGCGCCTCGGTGGCGCGGGTGGACCTTGCGGCGCGGCTCGAGGGGCCGGGCGCGCGCAGTGACATGCTGGGCCTGTACTTCGCGAGCGGGGACCAGCACTTCGACCACAACACGCGGCAGGACCACGTGGTGCCGCACGCGCACAGCGACCTGCTCTACAAGGGCGCGCTGTACGACCGGGCGCACACCGTCTTCCGCGGGCTGATCAAGGTCCATCCGAAGGCGCAGCGCACGGATGCGTACCAGACGAACCGCAACCTGCTGCTCTCGCCGGAGGCGCGTGCGGAGTCGCTGCCGAACCTGGAGATCGAGGCGGACGACGTGCGCTGCTCGCACGGCGCGACGGTCGGGCACCTGGACGAAGAGGAGCTGTTCTACCTCATGAGCCGGGGCATGCCGCGCCGGATCGCGGAGCGGCTGGTGATCTTCGGCTTCTTCGGCGAGGTGCTCGAGCGGCTGCCGCTTCCGGGTCTGGTCGAGGAGCTGCGTGCCGCGATCGAGGAGCAGCTCCACTAG
- the sufB gene encoding Fe-S cluster assembly protein SufB has protein sequence MPYNETVATLGLEQYKYHFITQVEPLFKAQKGLSEEVVRQISAHKEEPEWMLEFRLKALRIFQSKPMPTWGGDLSKLDLDDIYYYIRPQDRMKRSWDEVPESIKETFERLGIPEAERKILAGVGAQYESEMVYHSLKEEWERQGVIFESIENGLKKYPDLFREYFATVVPPHDNKFAALNSAVWSGGSFVYIPKGVKVDVPLQAYFRVNAERMGQFERTLIIADEGSQAHYIEGCTAPVYTTDSFHSGVIEIVVKPGARFRYTTIQNWPRNMYNLVTQRAIVHEGAHMEWLDGNLGSKLTMKYPSCYLVGEGAHGEILSIAYAGDGQHQDTGGKVVHVAPHTTSRIISKSISRGTGRASYRGLCKVYEGARGAKSNVQCDALLLHDTSRTDTFPYIEIEESTANVGHEASVSKIGEEQLFYLMSRGLSEEEATAMVVRGFIEPIARELPLEYAVELNRLIELEMEGSVG, from the coding sequence ATGCCCTACAACGAGACCGTCGCCACCCTGGGGCTCGAGCAGTACAAGTACCACTTCATCACGCAGGTCGAGCCCCTGTTCAAGGCCCAGAAGGGGCTGTCCGAGGAAGTGGTGCGGCAGATCTCGGCGCACAAGGAAGAGCCGGAATGGATGCTGGAGTTCCGGCTGAAAGCGCTGCGGATCTTCCAGTCCAAGCCGATGCCCACGTGGGGTGGTGACCTGAGCAAGCTGGACCTCGACGACATCTATTACTACATCCGGCCGCAGGACCGGATGAAGCGGTCCTGGGACGAGGTGCCGGAGTCCATCAAGGAGACGTTCGAGCGGCTGGGCATCCCGGAGGCGGAGCGGAAGATCCTGGCGGGTGTGGGTGCGCAGTACGAGTCGGAGATGGTCTACCACTCCCTCAAGGAGGAGTGGGAGCGGCAGGGGGTCATCTTCGAGTCCATCGAGAACGGGTTGAAGAAGTACCCGGACCTGTTCCGTGAGTACTTCGCGACGGTGGTCCCGCCGCACGACAACAAGTTCGCTGCGCTGAACTCGGCGGTCTGGTCCGGCGGCTCGTTCGTCTACATCCCGAAGGGCGTGAAGGTCGACGTGCCGCTGCAGGCGTACTTCCGGGTGAACGCCGAGCGGATGGGCCAGTTCGAGCGCACGTTGATCATCGCGGACGAGGGCTCGCAGGCGCACTACATCGAGGGATGCACGGCGCCGGTGTACACCACGGACTCGTTCCATTCGGGCGTGATCGAGATCGTGGTGAAGCCGGGGGCCCGGTTCCGCTACACGACGATCCAGAACTGGCCGCGCAACATGTACAACCTCGTGACGCAGCGGGCGATCGTCCACGAGGGCGCGCACATGGAGTGGCTGGACGGGAACCTGGGCTCGAAGCTGACGATGAAGTACCCGTCCTGCTACCTGGTGGGCGAGGGTGCGCACGGCGAGATCCTGTCCATTGCGTACGCGGGTGACGGCCAGCACCAGGACACGGGTGGCAAGGTCGTGCACGTGGCGCCGCACACCACGTCGCGCATCATTTCGAAGTCGATCTCGCGGGGGACGGGCCGCGCGTCGTACCGTGGCCTGTGCAAGGTGTACGAGGGCGCCCGTGGCGCGAAGTCGAACGTGCAGTGTGACGCGCTGCTGCTGCACGACACGTCGCGCACGGACACGTTCCCGTACATCGAGATCGAGGAGAGCACGGCGAACGTGGGGCACGAGGCGTCGGTCTCGAAGATCGGCGAGGAGCAGCTCTTCTACCTGATGAGCCGGGGGCTGTCCGAGGAGGAGGCGACGGCGATGGTGGTGCGCGGGTTCATCGAGCCGATCGCGCGGGAGCTGCCGCTGGAGTACGCCGTCGAGCTGAACCGACTGATCGAGCTGGAGATGGAGGGCAGCGTTGGCTGA
- a CDS encoding amidohydrolase: MTATRLALAAAIASLAACAIEPQPAELALTGGVVWTGAADGPTGTAIAIRDGRVLHVGTDSEVERFIGPTTRRIDLAGRLVVPGFMDGHTHFMSGGFQLASVDLRDAATPEEFARRIGEFARTLPPGRWITGGDWDHELWEGAPLPRREWIDSLTPEHPVFVTRLDGHMALANTRALELAGVPPDAEDPPGGTIVRDPRTGRMTGVLKDEAMSLVSRAIPAPSQEELDEAFERAQAHALSRGVTMIHDMGDWTDLETYRRAHREGRLRIRIYSFVPLSTWERLHDYVTREGTGDARLRWGGLKGFVDGSLGSTTAWFYEPYDDAPHTSGLIVTDTAQLRDWIYRADAVGLHVAVHAIGDRANDWLLDVFEAAARRNGPRDRRFRIEHAQHLTPEAIRRFAELGVLPSMQPYHAADDGRWAEKRIGSERIRTTYAFRSLLDAGARLMFGSDWTVAPIDPLLGIHAAVTRQTIDGANPDGWVPEQKITVEEALRAYTIANAYGAFMEDELGTLEPGKRGDLVVLSENILEIEPARIADVKVDFTVIGGVVVYEREQQLAER, from the coding sequence ATGACAGCCACGCGTCTCGCCCTCGCAGCGGCCATCGCCTCCCTTGCCGCGTGCGCCATCGAACCGCAGCCCGCGGAGCTGGCGCTCACCGGCGGTGTCGTCTGGACCGGAGCCGCCGATGGACCGACCGGCACGGCCATCGCCATCCGCGACGGCCGCGTGCTGCACGTCGGCACGGACAGCGAAGTCGAACGCTTCATCGGCCCCACGACGCGCCGCATCGACCTTGCCGGCCGTCTGGTCGTGCCCGGCTTCATGGATGGCCACACCCACTTCATGTCGGGCGGCTTCCAGCTCGCGAGCGTGGACCTCCGCGATGCCGCGACCCCCGAGGAGTTCGCCCGCCGCATCGGCGAGTTCGCCCGCACCCTGCCACCGGGCCGGTGGATCACCGGCGGCGACTGGGACCACGAGCTGTGGGAGGGCGCGCCTCTGCCGCGCCGGGAATGGATCGACTCCCTCACGCCCGAGCACCCCGTCTTCGTCACGCGGCTGGACGGCCACATGGCGCTGGCCAACACCCGCGCCCTCGAGCTCGCCGGCGTCCCGCCCGATGCGGAGGACCCGCCCGGCGGCACGATCGTCCGCGACCCGCGCACCGGCCGGATGACCGGCGTGCTCAAGGACGAAGCGATGAGCCTCGTCAGCCGCGCGATCCCCGCGCCGAGCCAGGAAGAGCTCGACGAGGCGTTCGAACGCGCGCAGGCGCACGCGCTCTCGCGCGGCGTCACGATGATCCACGACATGGGCGACTGGACGGACCTCGAGACCTACCGCCGCGCCCATCGCGAAGGCCGCCTGCGCATCCGCATCTACTCGTTCGTCCCGCTGTCCACGTGGGAGCGCCTGCACGACTACGTGACCCGCGAGGGCACGGGCGACGCCCGGCTACGCTGGGGCGGGCTCAAGGGCTTCGTGGACGGCTCGCTCGGTTCCACCACCGCGTGGTTCTACGAGCCGTACGACGACGCACCACACACCTCCGGGCTCATCGTCACGGACACCGCACAGCTCCGCGACTGGATCTACCGCGCCGACGCCGTGGGCCTGCACGTCGCCGTGCACGCCATCGGCGACCGCGCCAACGACTGGCTCCTGGACGTCTTCGAGGCGGCGGCGCGCCGCAACGGCCCGCGCGACCGCCGGTTCCGCATCGAGCACGCGCAGCACCTCACGCCCGAGGCGATCCGGCGCTTCGCCGAGCTCGGCGTCCTGCCCTCCATGCAGCCGTACCACGCCGCCGATGACGGCCGCTGGGCGGAGAAGCGCATTGGGTCCGAACGCATCCGCACGACCTACGCGTTCCGCTCGCTCCTGGACGCCGGCGCCCGCCTCATGTTCGGCAGCGACTGGACCGTCGCGCCCATCGATCCGCTGCTCGGCATCCACGCCGCCGTCACCCGCCAGACCATCGACGGCGCCAACCCGGACGGTTGGGTCCCCGAGCAGAAGATCACGGTGGAAGAAGCGTTGCGCGCCTACACGATCGCCAACGCGTACGGCGCGTTCATGGAGGACGAGCTGGGCACGCTCGAGCCCGGCAAGCGCGGCGACCTCGTCGTGCTCTCCGAGAACATCCTGGAGATCGAGCCGGCGCGCATTGCCGATGTGAAGGTGGACTTCACCGTGATCGGCGGCGTGGTGGTGTACGAGAGGGAGCAGCAGCTGGCTGAGCGCTAG